From Bradyrhizobium sp. NDS-1, the proteins below share one genomic window:
- a CDS encoding DUF2147 domain-containing protein, whose protein sequence is MNILLRFVLRIAITIAMLAFGGRAGATTPADPSGTWLVEDGRARIRLERCGPSRDRLCGFIVWMKEPVDKRGQPYRDSQNPDPDKRARVLLGHQLIMGLQATPEGRFVGDIYNAEDGKSYSVSIWRESPDRLKLKGCLIKFLCQTQTWQQTLDVLPGQLVGLTGDLNGPRADREWAALPAPRPIQAKAK, encoded by the coding sequence ATGAACATTCTCCTTCGCTTCGTGCTGCGTATCGCGATCACGATCGCGATGCTAGCGTTTGGCGGCCGCGCCGGCGCCACCACACCGGCAGATCCGAGCGGCACCTGGCTGGTCGAGGACGGCCGCGCCCGCATTCGCCTCGAGCGCTGCGGCCCCTCGCGCGACCGTCTCTGCGGCTTCATCGTCTGGATGAAGGAGCCGGTCGACAAGCGCGGCCAGCCTTACCGCGACAGCCAGAATCCCGATCCCGACAAGCGCGCCCGCGTACTCCTCGGCCACCAGCTCATCATGGGCCTGCAGGCGACGCCCGAGGGGCGCTTCGTCGGCGATATCTACAACGCCGAGGACGGCAAGTCCTATTCGGTGTCGATCTGGCGCGAATCTCCGGACCGCCTCAAGCTCAAGGGTTGCCTCATCAAGTTCCTTTGCCAGACCCAGACCTGGCAGCAGACCCTCGATGTGCTGCCCGGCCAGCTCGTCGGCCTGACCGGCGATCTCAACGGCCCCCGTGCCGACAGGGAATGGGCGGCGCTGCCGGCCCCGAGGCCGATCCAGGCGAAAGCCAAGTAG
- the irr gene encoding Fur family transcriptional regulator Irr: MDIQAATVAVDHECGPDVASHEHPPDAGVQHCLQLLGNAGLRPTRQRLALGQLLFLGGHRHVTAESLYEEAMAANAFLSLATVYNTLNQFTEAGLLRRIAADGIKSFFDTDTSVHAHFYLEGEDMLVDVADGLAFTKIPEALPGHEIARLDVIVHLRRKRTTSSLIP, translated from the coding sequence ATGGACATCCAAGCCGCGACTGTTGCCGTGGATCACGAGTGCGGACCTGATGTCGCCAGCCATGAGCACCCGCCGGACGCGGGCGTGCAGCACTGCCTGCAATTGTTGGGCAATGCCGGCCTGCGCCCGACGCGTCAGCGCCTCGCGCTCGGTCAATTGCTGTTCCTGGGCGGCCATCGTCATGTCACCGCTGAGAGCCTCTATGAAGAGGCGATGGCGGCGAACGCGTTTCTGTCGCTCGCGACGGTCTACAACACGCTGAATCAGTTCACCGAGGCGGGCCTGCTCCGCCGGATCGCGGCCGACGGCATCAAGTCGTTCTTCGACACCGACACGTCGGTGCATGCGCACTTCTATCTCGAAGGCGAGGATATGCTGGTCGACGTCGCCGACGGCCTCGCCTTCACCAAGATCCCCGAGGCGCTTCCCGGGCACGAGATCGCGCGGCTCGACGTCATCGTCCATTTGCGCCGCAAGCGCACGACGTCCTCGCTGATCCCATAG
- the mddA gene encoding methanethiol S-methyltransferase, with protein MSQIDQIHSIGPAIAGSRIFKVAAFLYGIAAYLVFFVTILYAIGFVMGVMVPKTIDTGTQTPPVEAVIVNLLLMSLFAIQHSVMARQRFKAWWTQFVPKPVERSTYVLAASLSLLLLFWQWRPLPSVVWNVENPDLAVTLVTLSFAGWVVVFTSTFIINHFELFGLHQVTNHLAGKEMTPPRFKTPLLYKFVRHPIYLGFIIAFWAAPTMTAGHLLFAVVTTLYIFVGIALEERDLVALFGDEYRQYKQRVSMLIPWRRSV; from the coding sequence ATGTCTCAGATTGATCAGATTCATTCGATCGGCCCAGCGATTGCGGGCTCACGTATTTTCAAGGTCGCCGCCTTTCTGTACGGAATTGCGGCTTATCTCGTGTTCTTCGTCACCATTCTCTATGCCATCGGCTTCGTCATGGGGGTGATGGTACCCAAGACCATCGACACAGGAACGCAGACTCCGCCGGTTGAAGCCGTCATCGTCAATCTGCTCTTGATGTCGCTGTTCGCCATTCAGCACAGCGTGATGGCGCGCCAGCGGTTCAAGGCGTGGTGGACGCAGTTCGTCCCCAAGCCGGTCGAGCGAAGCACCTATGTGCTGGCGGCGAGCCTGTCATTGCTGCTCCTGTTCTGGCAGTGGCGTCCCTTGCCGTCCGTGGTATGGAACGTCGAGAATCCGGATCTTGCGGTGACACTGGTCACGCTGTCCTTCGCCGGCTGGGTGGTGGTGTTCACCTCGACCTTCATCATCAATCATTTCGAATTGTTCGGATTGCATCAGGTGACCAACCACCTGGCCGGGAAGGAGATGACGCCGCCGCGCTTCAAGACGCCGCTGCTCTACAAGTTCGTGCGCCATCCGATCTATCTCGGATTCATCATCGCGTTCTGGGCGGCGCCGACCATGACCGCGGGTCATCTGCTGTTCGCGGTCGTCACCACGCTCTACATCTTCGTCGGCATCGCGCTGGAGGAGCGCGACCTCGTCGCTCTCTTCGGTGACGAGTACCGGCAGTACAAGCAACGGGTCTCCATGCTCATTCCCTGGCGCAGGTCAGTCTAA
- a CDS encoding cysteine rich repeat-containing protein yields the protein MKISALAALLLTAAVLPAAAQSGPSVQEQMACRGDAGKFCAEHVGKPPQMNACLRENKSKLSDSCRKVVESRGG from the coding sequence ATGAAGATTTCAGCTCTTGCCGCGCTGCTGCTGACTGCCGCCGTCCTGCCCGCTGCCGCGCAATCCGGTCCATCGGTCCAGGAGCAAATGGCCTGCCGCGGTGATGCCGGAAAGTTCTGCGCCGAACATGTCGGCAAGCCCCCGCAGATGAACGCCTGTCTGCGCGAGAACAAGTCGAAGCTCTCGGACTCCTGCCGCAAGGTCGTCGAATCGCGCGGCGGCTGA
- a CDS encoding sensor histidine kinase has translation MSEIAAKASSKAPAKAPTRPRRRLITSRLVPYLLLQALIVIATVLGLRLLQPSDPDDFALSGFSLREEGVTLPVTLPHFTASRHSLADPPLYTGAFTFRSGDAASGWSVYLPRFSNAVEVAVGGVVVLDSRRDANANRPDRNTPQIAAIPASLLREGSNEITVRLFVWGPLKGFLDTVYVGPDAALRPAYETRTLLFVTLPVVFSAWQSILAVILAIMWLMRRHEPVYGVLAAAMVLGVVQAFAPPPVPPAAVSRLAAVLLASAPTESALIVMFAVLFFGWRWPRYAMLLFVPGIVVFVVGLIGGPPLPRILFLVLGIPTVGLCLALMACVTATAVVRRQDAASFTIGCAVTIVLVCWIQDMLTVLEIVSNDRIFVSRLSYSAMLVAIGAGLTWRFARALNQVDSFAGQLVTRVREAEERLKASFAREEERARAAALANERTRLMRDLHDGLGGQLVSIVALSERGHEGATITDAARAALKDLRLVIDSMDDIGGDLMLALGSWRERASAQLRPHDITLDWRVATPQGLPLHPELRPWHVIQIVRILDEAVTNAVKHAEARRIAVTIDTLDGDRGPYGVISVTDDGHGFAPGGHGEAASAGQTARGLRNMRSRAARCGAVLDLSSDASGTRVRLQLPQRFPDSDAAAG, from the coding sequence GTGAGCGAGATCGCGGCCAAGGCGTCCTCGAAGGCACCTGCAAAGGCACCCACGCGACCGCGGCGCCGACTGATTACCTCGCGCCTCGTGCCCTATCTGCTGCTGCAGGCCCTGATCGTGATCGCCACCGTTCTGGGGCTGCGGCTGCTGCAGCCGAGCGATCCCGACGATTTCGCGCTAAGCGGGTTTTCGCTGCGGGAAGAGGGCGTGACGTTGCCCGTGACGCTGCCGCATTTCACGGCGTCGCGCCATTCGCTGGCCGATCCGCCGCTCTACACCGGCGCCTTCACGTTCCGTAGCGGCGACGCGGCGTCGGGATGGTCGGTGTACCTGCCGCGCTTCAGCAACGCGGTGGAGGTCGCCGTCGGCGGTGTCGTCGTGCTCGACTCCCGGCGCGATGCCAATGCCAACCGGCCCGACCGCAACACGCCGCAGATCGCAGCGATCCCCGCATCGCTGCTGCGCGAGGGCAGCAACGAGATCACGGTGCGGCTGTTCGTATGGGGACCGCTCAAGGGCTTTCTCGATACGGTCTATGTCGGGCCGGACGCCGCCCTGCGCCCGGCCTATGAAACGCGCACGCTGCTGTTCGTCACGCTTCCCGTGGTGTTCTCGGCCTGGCAGTCGATCCTGGCCGTCATCCTCGCGATCATGTGGCTGATGCGGCGCCACGAGCCGGTCTACGGCGTGCTGGCCGCCGCGATGGTGCTCGGCGTGGTGCAGGCCTTCGCGCCGCCGCCGGTGCCGCCGGCCGCCGTGTCCCGGCTGGCCGCAGTGCTGCTGGCGTCCGCGCCGACCGAGAGCGCGCTGATCGTCATGTTCGCCGTGCTGTTCTTCGGCTGGCGCTGGCCGCGCTACGCCATGCTGCTGTTCGTGCCTGGAATCGTCGTGTTCGTGGTCGGGCTGATCGGGGGCCCGCCGCTGCCGCGCATCCTGTTCCTGGTGCTCGGCATCCCCACCGTCGGGCTCTGCTTGGCCCTGATGGCCTGCGTCACCGCAACCGCCGTGGTGCGGCGGCAGGACGCGGCGAGCTTCACGATCGGCTGTGCCGTGACCATCGTGCTGGTCTGCTGGATCCAGGACATGCTCACCGTGCTCGAGATCGTGAGCAACGATCGCATCTTCGTCTCGCGCCTGTCCTATTCGGCGATGCTGGTCGCGATCGGCGCCGGGTTGACCTGGCGCTTTGCCCGCGCGCTGAACCAGGTCGACAGCTTTGCCGGCCAGCTCGTGACGCGGGTGCGCGAGGCCGAAGAGCGGCTGAAGGCGAGCTTTGCCCGCGAGGAGGAGCGCGCGCGCGCCGCCGCACTCGCCAACGAGCGCACGCGCCTGATGCGCGACCTGCATGACGGCCTCGGCGGCCAGCTCGTCAGCATCGTCGCGCTGTCCGAGCGCGGCCATGAGGGCGCGACCATCACCGACGCCGCCCGTGCCGCGCTGAAGGATCTGCGTCTCGTCATCGATTCCATGGACGACATCGGCGGCGACCTGATGCTCGCCCTCGGCTCCTGGCGCGAACGCGCGAGCGCGCAATTGCGGCCGCACGACATCACGCTCGACTGGCGCGTGGCGACGCCGCAGGGCCTGCCGCTGCATCCCGAGCTCAGGCCATGGCACGTCATCCAGATCGTGCGCATCCTCGACGAGGCCGTGACCAATGCGGTCAAGCACGCAGAGGCCCGCCGCATCGCGGTCACGATCGACACGCTCGACGGGGACCGGGGGCCGTACGGCGTGATCAGCGTGACCGACGACGGCCATGGTTTCGCGCCGGGCGGCCATGGCGAGGCCGCCAGCGCGGGCCAAACCGCGCGCGGCCTGCGCAACATGAGAAGCCGCGCCGCGCGCTGCGGTGCGGTGCTCGATCTGAGTTCGGATGCGTCCGGCACGCGCGTGCGGCTGCAATTGCCGCAGCGCTTTCCCGACAGCGACGCGGCCGCGGGCTGA
- a CDS encoding response regulator — MTEQGETGDTITILLVEDDAPTCWRLQDALVKAGYEVRSAGTLGEARSALAGGAPRVLLTDLRLPDGHGIELIRETRQRFPDTEIMVISALGDEESVISAITVGATGYLLKDAFPTDIATTVRDLVAGHSPISASIARFIVRRTQGAAQSSAEPPPGPALNTARLTPREIDILWGIAKGFSYAEIASHLGLSKQTVPGHIKNIYRKLEVHTRSEAVFEAVQQGLIKL, encoded by the coding sequence ATGACCGAACAGGGCGAGACGGGTGACACCATCACCATCCTCCTCGTCGAGGACGACGCGCCGACCTGCTGGCGGCTACAGGATGCGCTGGTGAAGGCCGGCTACGAGGTGCGCAGCGCCGGCACGCTTGGTGAAGCCCGGTCTGCGCTTGCCGGCGGCGCGCCGCGCGTGCTGCTGACCGATCTGCGGCTGCCCGACGGCCACGGCATCGAGCTGATTCGCGAAACGCGACAGCGCTTTCCCGACACCGAGATCATGGTGATCTCGGCGCTGGGGGACGAGGAAAGCGTGATCTCCGCGATCACGGTCGGCGCCACCGGTTATCTGCTCAAGGACGCCTTCCCAACCGACATCGCCACCACCGTGCGCGATCTCGTCGCCGGCCATTCGCCGATCTCGGCCTCGATCGCGCGCTTCATCGTGCGCAGGACGCAAGGTGCGGCGCAGAGCTCGGCAGAGCCGCCGCCCGGCCCCGCGCTGAACACGGCGAGGCTGACGCCGCGCGAGATCGACATCCTCTGGGGCATCGCCAAAGGCTTCAGCTATGCCGAGATCGCCAGCCATCTCGGCCTGTCCAAGCAGACCGTGCCCGGCCACATCAAGAACATCTATCGCAAGCTCGAGGTGCACACGCGCAGCGAAGCGGTGTTCGAGGCGGTGCAGCAAGGCCTGATCAAGCTGTGA
- a CDS encoding SgcJ/EcaC family oxidoreductase, producing MLKNRLVLILVTTVISHSANAQDGAGEAAIRAIVAEQVSAWNDGDGSRFCQSAALDISAFNTSGTDMSGKEVFCQRQVQILAGIFKGTTKKQNIRRLRFITGDVAIVDIDNEIHGLKDTPSGAALSGDGVSRTQLMEVFVRRDGRWLMEAFYNIDVRSPK from the coding sequence ATGTTGAAAAATCGCCTTGTTCTGATCTTGGTGACTACTGTGATTTCTCATTCCGCAAACGCACAAGATGGTGCTGGGGAAGCGGCTATACGCGCCATTGTTGCAGAGCAAGTGTCCGCATGGAACGATGGCGATGGATCCCGCTTTTGCCAATCGGCGGCACTGGACATCTCGGCGTTCAATACATCGGGAACTGATATGTCTGGCAAAGAGGTTTTCTGCCAACGACAGGTTCAAATCTTGGCGGGCATCTTCAAAGGAACGACAAAAAAACAAAACATTCGACGGCTTCGTTTCATCACGGGCGACGTAGCCATCGTGGATATCGATAACGAGATACACGGCCTCAAGGACACACCCAGCGGCGCTGCTCTATCAGGTGATGGCGTAAGCAGAACGCAGCTTATGGAAGTTTTTGTGCGGCGAGATGGTCGCTGGTTAATGGAAGCGTTTTACAACATCGATGTTAGGTCTCCGAAGTAG
- a CDS encoding alpha/beta hydrolase, producing MDTRVRHRRVQIGSVDTFYREAGPERAPVVLLPHGYPCSSYEFRNLMPRLADNASWLDQFVTELKIERFVIYLHDFGSPVGARLAIMRPERVVAQIIQNGDIPYEDALGPKYADIEKSWSLPDEELRAAMRAAVTEDNFRDEFLNHVRSDLVGLIAPDLWQLHWSLMTERRKDAAADVLFGLKANRQWFAEHRRYLQQHKPPTLIVWGPQDHYMPEQSARAYLRDLPDAELHLLDGGHWLLETNLDEVVSLTRSFLERIES from the coding sequence ATGGACACACGCGTCAGACATCGCAGGGTTCAGATCGGATCGGTGGACACTTTTTACCGCGAAGCAGGACCAGAACGCGCGCCCGTCGTTCTCCTGCCGCACGGCTATCCCTGCTCATCCTACGAATTCCGCAATCTGATGCCGAGACTGGCCGACAACGCCAGCTGGCTCGACCAGTTCGTGACGGAGCTGAAGATCGAGCGCTTCGTGATCTACCTTCATGATTTCGGCTCACCGGTCGGAGCCAGGTTGGCGATCATGCGGCCCGAGAGGGTGGTGGCCCAGATCATTCAGAACGGTGACATCCCTTACGAAGATGCGCTGGGCCCGAAATACGCCGACATCGAGAAGTCCTGGTCGCTGCCCGACGAGGAATTGCGTGCCGCGATGCGGGCGGCCGTCACTGAGGACAATTTCCGCGACGAGTTCCTCAACCACGTGCGTTCAGATCTGGTGGGCCTCATCGCACCGGATCTTTGGCAATTGCACTGGTCGCTGATGACCGAGCGGCGAAAGGACGCCGCGGCAGACGTTCTGTTCGGCCTCAAGGCGAACCGCCAATGGTTTGCCGAGCACCGCCGCTATCTTCAGCAGCACAAGCCGCCGACATTGATCGTGTGGGGGCCGCAAGATCATTACATGCCCGAACAGTCTGCGCGAGCCTATCTGCGTGACCTGCCGGACGCCGAACTGCATCTCCTGGATGGCGGCCATTGGCTGCTTGAAACCAACCTCGATGAGGTTGTCTCGCTGACGCGATCATTTCTGGAGCGGATCGAATCCTGA
- a CDS encoding VOC family protein: MIHHVSVGTNDVERSKRFYDAVLPILGIVPMAEDEGGLGYGSGTFHFSVQVPIDGQPATVGNGSHIAFAVENRSMVDRFHAAALKHGGSDDGAPGLRPNYDPNYYGAFVRDPDGHEIEAVTYSAK; this comes from the coding sequence TTGATCCACCATGTCTCGGTCGGCACGAATGATGTCGAACGCTCGAAGCGCTTTTACGATGCCGTCTTGCCCATTCTCGGCATTGTTCCGATGGCCGAGGACGAGGGTGGACTGGGGTACGGAAGCGGCACCTTTCACTTCAGCGTTCAGGTTCCGATCGACGGACAGCCTGCGACCGTCGGCAACGGCTCGCATATCGCCTTCGCCGTCGAAAACCGTTCGATGGTTGATCGATTTCACGCAGCAGCATTGAAGCACGGCGGCAGCGACGATGGCGCTCCGGGGCTGCGGCCGAATTACGATCCCAACTACTATGGGGCGTTTGTCCGCGATCCGGATGGTCACGAGATCGAGGCCGTGACCTATTCAGCGAAATAG
- a CDS encoding arginase family protein — MSTISYAIIEAPSTLGLATDGVERLPEQLLDLGFAERIGARRAARLAVPPKDPAPDPETGTLNARALAAWSPKLADAVEAVLDAGEFPVVLGGDCTILLGAMLALRRRGRYGLFFIDGHADFFQPEAEPNGEGASMELAFVCGFGPSLLADIEGRAPLVRAEDAVAFAYRDHRDQEEYGSQPLPEVLKALDLPAVRARGIEAAACEAVDHLTRAELDGFFIHLDADCLDDAVMSAVDFRVPGGLSWHELSTALGVALASGKAVGLEITIYNPHLDADGSAGRGLADVLAATLGTAAPTRRTTSARRRS, encoded by the coding sequence ATGTCGACCATTTCCTATGCCATCATCGAAGCTCCTTCCACGCTGGGCCTGGCGACCGACGGTGTGGAGCGCTTGCCCGAGCAACTCTTGGACCTTGGATTTGCCGAGCGCATCGGCGCGCGACGCGCCGCGCGGCTGGCGGTGCCGCCGAAGGACCCGGCGCCCGATCCCGAGACCGGCACATTGAACGCCAGGGCACTTGCCGCGTGGTCCCCCAAGCTCGCCGACGCGGTGGAAGCGGTGCTTGACGCGGGTGAATTTCCGGTGGTGCTGGGCGGCGATTGCACGATCCTGCTGGGCGCGATGCTCGCGTTGCGACGGCGCGGCCGCTACGGCCTGTTCTTCATCGACGGTCACGCCGATTTCTTCCAGCCCGAGGCGGAGCCCAACGGTGAGGGCGCTTCGATGGAGCTCGCTTTCGTGTGCGGCTTCGGTCCCTCGCTCCTGGCAGACATCGAAGGTCGCGCTCCTCTGGTCCGCGCTGAAGACGCTGTCGCGTTCGCGTATCGCGATCACCGGGATCAGGAGGAGTACGGGAGTCAGCCGCTTCCCGAAGTGCTCAAGGCGCTGGATCTCCCCGCAGTGCGCGCAAGAGGTATCGAGGCCGCTGCGTGCGAGGCGGTCGATCACCTGACGCGAGCCGAACTGGACGGCTTCTTCATCCATCTCGACGCCGACTGTCTCGACGACGCCGTCATGTCGGCTGTCGATTTTCGCGTGCCGGGCGGGTTGTCGTGGCACGAGTTGTCGACCGCGCTCGGCGTTGCCCTGGCGAGCGGCAAGGCAGTAGGCCTCGAGATCACCATCTACAATCCGCACCTGGATGCAGACGGCAGCGCCGGGCGCGGCCTGGCCGATGTGCTCGCAGCCACGCTCGGAACAGCAGCACCGACACGGCGAACAACCAGCGCTCGCCGGCGCAGCTGA
- a CDS encoding disulfide bond formation protein B: protein MTIQSAAIPAFKPAAGGAALAASLLVTLIAAATIAGAWFFQLVLEILPCPLCLEQRYAYYLAIPLGALTAIAARSGAPRPLLLAGLAILALATLANAGLGAYHSGVEWGFWKGPTDCSGPVVNLGNAGDLFSRLDTVKVVRCDEVQWRFLGLSLAGFNVLISLAMAAIAAWGFVATAKRA from the coding sequence GTGACGATCCAGAGTGCCGCGATACCTGCGTTCAAGCCGGCCGCCGGCGGCGCCGCGCTGGCGGCCTCGCTGCTCGTCACGCTGATCGCGGCCGCGACCATCGCGGGCGCCTGGTTCTTCCAGCTCGTGCTGGAGATCTTGCCCTGTCCGCTCTGCCTCGAGCAGCGCTACGCCTATTATCTCGCGATTCCGCTCGGTGCGCTCACGGCGATTGCGGCGCGAAGCGGCGCGCCGCGGCCGTTGCTGCTGGCGGGACTTGCCATCCTCGCGCTGGCGACGCTCGCCAATGCCGGTCTCGGCGCCTACCATTCCGGCGTCGAATGGGGGTTCTGGAAGGGGCCGACCGATTGCTCCGGTCCCGTCGTCAATCTCGGCAATGCCGGCGATCTTTTTTCGAGGCTCGACACCGTGAAGGTGGTGCGCTGCGACGAGGTGCAGTGGCGCTTCCTCGGCCTCTCGCTCGCCGGCTTCAACGTGCTGATCTCGCTCGCGATGGCCGCGATCGCCGCATGGGGATTCGTGGCGACGGCGAAGCGTGCGTAG
- a CDS encoding AbrB family transcriptional regulator, which produces MKQITASLPFKWPSRASILSAAETLVIGTAGGLVFLFAGLPGGLISGSMIAVAIAAIAGRQLSLPPLLTQAVLVLLGISLGSVVSRHLLQQVGAYPLTIGLLALATFCSTFGSSYYLQRIHGWDRTSAFLAGSPGALSQITILAVERGADLPGIAVVQTMRVIILTAALPVVLALAGVAPSAAPSPMATTIASPLDIVELVAASLALALLLRLIRFPASWMFGAMIASSVLHGAGWIEGGLPDWGRGAALVGIGALIGSRFARMRIKTLAGHINAALGSFTVAIAVSAIFVGIVALTTQVKFSDVVVAFAPGAMDAMLALALTLHIDPIFVGAHHLSRFVFVTIATPGIVHLFGRTQDDVDD; this is translated from the coding sequence GTGAAGCAGATCACCGCCTCCCTGCCGTTCAAATGGCCGAGCCGCGCCAGTATCTTGAGCGCGGCGGAGACGCTCGTCATCGGCACCGCCGGCGGCCTGGTGTTTCTGTTTGCCGGCCTTCCCGGCGGGCTGATCTCGGGCTCGATGATCGCGGTCGCCATCGCCGCAATCGCCGGTCGCCAATTGTCGCTGCCGCCGCTGCTGACCCAGGCCGTGCTGGTGCTGCTCGGCATTTCGCTGGGCTCGGTGGTCTCGCGCCATCTGCTTCAGCAGGTCGGCGCCTATCCCCTCACCATCGGCCTGCTTGCGCTCGCAACCTTCTGCTCGACCTTCGGCTCGAGCTATTACCTCCAACGTATCCATGGCTGGGACCGCACCTCGGCCTTCCTTGCCGGCAGCCCCGGCGCGCTGTCGCAGATCACGATCCTGGCGGTCGAGCGCGGCGCCGACCTGCCGGGCATCGCGGTGGTGCAGACCATGCGCGTCATCATCCTCACCGCGGCACTGCCGGTGGTGCTCGCGCTCGCAGGCGTGGCCCCCTCTGCCGCGCCGTCGCCGATGGCGACGACGATTGCCTCGCCGCTCGACATCGTGGAGCTGGTCGCGGCCTCGCTGGCCCTGGCGCTTCTGCTGCGGCTGATCAGGTTTCCGGCGAGCTGGATGTTCGGCGCCATGATCGCCTCCAGCGTGCTGCATGGCGCCGGCTGGATCGAGGGTGGCCTGCCGGACTGGGGCCGCGGCGCGGCTCTGGTCGGGATCGGCGCGCTGATCGGCAGCCGTTTCGCGCGGATGCGGATCAAGACGCTCGCCGGCCACATCAACGCGGCACTGGGCTCGTTTACCGTGGCGATCGCCGTCTCCGCCATTTTCGTCGGCATCGTCGCACTCACCACGCAGGTCAAATTCTCCGACGTCGTCGTCGCCTTCGCGCCCGGGGCGATGGACGCCATGCTGGCCCTGGCGCTGACGTTGCACATCGACCCGATCTTCGTCGGCGCCCATCATCTGTCGCGCTTCGTGTTCGTGACGATCGCGACGCCGGGGATCGTGCATCTGTTCGGACGCACCCAGGACGACGTGGACGATTAG
- a CDS encoding PsiF family protein produces the protein MTFTSRLAAVALASLLASGAAFAQTAAPATKPDAAAIADRKAPKERSAESLECSRQADAKGLKGKERKKFRRECKKQARAGTAAPAAPAAPAAPAAPAADKK, from the coding sequence ATGACCTTCACGTCCCGCCTCGCCGCCGTCGCTCTCGCCTCCCTCCTCGCCAGCGGCGCCGCCTTCGCGCAGACCGCCGCGCCGGCAACCAAGCCCGATGCAGCCGCCATTGCCGACAGGAAGGCGCCGAAGGAACGCTCGGCGGAATCGCTCGAATGCTCCAGGCAGGCGGACGCCAAGGGATTGAAGGGCAAGGAGCGCAAGAAATTCCGCCGCGAGTGCAAGAAGCAGGCGAGGGCCGGCACCGCGGCGCCTGCCGCGCCCGCCGCCCCTGCCGCGCCTGCCGCGCCTGCCGCCGACAAGAAGTAA
- a CDS encoding TetR/AcrR family transcriptional regulator → MSDGKGDVWVEAGFAELARSGVEGVRVEVLAKSLGVTKGGFYRRFADRAALLDAMLQRWREGRAASIAQQTRLDGQEPRERLKAVIQLYSERLNPEAMAIELAIRQWARSDENAAAAVAGVDAARLKHVAELYRATGLAAEEAEAQAFLFYCFIFGQSLLFVERGPRKRAQLVAKSAEKLLD, encoded by the coding sequence ATGAGCGACGGCAAGGGCGATGTCTGGGTCGAGGCGGGGTTTGCCGAGCTCGCCCGCTCGGGGGTCGAGGGTGTCAGGGTCGAGGTGCTCGCCAAGAGCCTCGGCGTCACCAAGGGCGGCTTCTACCGCCGCTTCGCCGACCGCGCCGCGCTGCTCGATGCCATGCTGCAACGCTGGCGCGAGGGGCGCGCAGCCTCGATTGCACAACAGACTCGCCTCGACGGCCAGGAGCCCCGCGAACGGCTGAAGGCGGTAATCCAGCTCTATTCGGAGCGGCTCAATCCGGAAGCCATGGCGATCGAGCTCGCGATCCGGCAATGGGCTCGTTCGGACGAGAACGCTGCGGCCGCGGTGGCAGGCGTGGATGCCGCGCGGCTCAAGCACGTCGCCGAACTCTATCGCGCGACCGGGCTTGCAGCCGAGGAGGCCGAGGCGCAGGCCTTCCTGTTCTACTGCTTCATCTTCGGCCAGAGCCTCTTGTTCGTCGAGCGCGGCCCGCGAAAGCGGGCGCAACTGGTGGCGAAGTCGGCTGAAAAGCTGCTCGACTAG
- a CDS encoding PaaI family thioesterase, which yields MAAFEPKNPGYRAAAIALFDGQPAMRTLGIVIVRLAPGEVELAMLHSPAFTQQNGFVHAGIITAGLDNACGVAAFTLMPSEADILTVEFKTTLLAPARGERFVFKAEVVKPGRTLTFCEAKAFAEHEGKTALIATMTGTLMAMVPRA from the coding sequence ATGGCCGCGTTCGAGCCGAAGAATCCGGGGTATCGCGCGGCTGCCATTGCCTTGTTCGACGGTCAACCGGCGATGCGCACGCTCGGCATCGTGATCGTCCGCCTTGCGCCGGGCGAGGTCGAATTGGCAATGCTGCATTCGCCGGCCTTCACGCAACAGAACGGGTTCGTCCATGCCGGCATCATCACGGCAGGCCTGGACAATGCCTGCGGTGTTGCCGCATTCACCCTGATGCCATCAGAGGCGGATATCCTCACCGTCGAATTCAAGACCACGCTGCTTGCGCCCGCCCGCGGCGAACGCTTCGTCTTCAAGGCCGAGGTGGTCAAGCCCGGCCGCACGCTGACCTTCTGCGAGGCCAAGGCCTTTGCCGAGCACGAGGGCAAGACCGCGCTGATCGCCACCATGACCGGGACGCTGATGGCGATGGTGCCCCGCGCCTAG